From a single Athene noctua chromosome 2, bAthNoc1.hap1.1, whole genome shotgun sequence genomic region:
- the TCF24 gene encoding transcription factor 24 gives MDCGHLAESSEEVSSLGTEPDSLPPSAGSNSCSPLAAGQRAGAPPGRPAAANAARERSRVQTLRHAFLELQKTLPSVPPDTKLSKLDVLLLATTYIAHLTRSLQDEEETPREGLGTLRGDGYLHPVKKWPMRSRLYIGATGQFLTHSAQGDGANQGETSTTSQI, from the exons ATGGACTGTGGACACTTAGCTGAGAGCAGCGAGGAGGTCTCCAGCCTGGGCACAGAGCCCGATTCCCTGCCGCCGTCTGCGGGCAGCAACTCCTGCTCGCCCTTGGCAGCTGGGCAGCGGGCTGGGGCACCTCCCGGCAGACCCGCCGCTGCTAACGCCGCTCGAGAGCGCAGCCGGGTTCAAACCCTGCGCCATGCCTTCCTTGAGCTGCAGAAGACTCTCCCCTCTGTGCCGCCCGACACCAAGCTCTCCAAGCTGGATGTGCTCCTCCTGGCCACCACCTATATCGCACACCTCACTCGCAGCCTTCAGGATGAGGAGGAGACACCGAGAGAGGGCTTGGGTACGCTTCGAGGGGATGGATACCTCCACCCTGTCAAG AAGTGGCCGATGCGTTCCAGGTTGTACATTGGAGCTACAGGACAGTTTTTGACTCACTCAGCACAAGGAGATGGTGCAAACCAAGGAGAAACATCAACAACTTCACAAATCTAA